Sequence from the uncultured Flavobacterium sp. genome:
ACAGGTTTTATAAAATTGTCATTTTTAAGAAACATTAAAAACAACGAAGCCCACTTTACACTTATTACCTATTGGAAAAACCTCGAAGCGATTAAAAACTTTGCCGGCGAAGATTATGAAAAGGCTAAATATTATCCTGAAGATGATGAGTTTCTCTTGGAGTTTGAAGAAAAAGTCGAACATTTTGAAGTTTTTGCATAAGAAAAAACCGAAAATAAAAAA
This genomic interval carries:
- a CDS encoding antibiotic biosynthesis monooxygenase — encoded protein: MIARIWHGKTRIENYETYTQFIKNTAIPDYSKTTGFIKLSFLRNIKNNEAHFTLITYWKNLEAIKNFAGEDYEKAKYYPEDDEFLLEFEEKVEHFEVFA